From Perca flavescens isolate YP-PL-M2 chromosome 19, PFLA_1.0, whole genome shotgun sequence:
gttaCACTGCTGGCAGGGCTGACAGGGAGATTTTGTTGCCTACCAACAGCAGACATCACAACCTCCCTTATAGCCTGGTGGTGAGTTCAGGGTCCCTGCCAGTAAACCATCAGCATTCCCAGTTATTCATTCCAATTAGCCAGGAATTCCTGACGCTGGTTGAGTTCTGCAGTACTGTGAGCTACAGTGGGGATCGGTCTCATCCTACGGACactgatgttgatgatgatgatgatgaacatTTGAATGAAGAACCTGATTAAAACCTACAGGGTCACCCAATTTGTTACATTACAGTTCAGCTGTACACAGGAAAGCTCTGTCCATCGTCGGTGACACTAAACAGCTCCTCTGCTCCTCTGGAGCATCTGGACCCCAGACTGGCCCCTACTGACACAGATGCCCCAGCCCTGAGAGCTTCAGCAAAGAGGCTCGCTCTTCCTGTGGTGTGTTGTTGCCATGTTGTTGTTTATCTGCCAGACATCCTTCATCTGAGGCGTCACAGGCCCTCCTGTCTAACATAGCTACACTTTTCACATTTTGCCCTGGTTCCTAAATTTGAGCTTGACGTGTCTTTTTAAAAACAGCCAATGGGTCGTCTGTCTGCACGGAATGGGTATCTGTTGGTCCAGCAGAAACGGAACAGTCGATGGTGGGCTTTGTGTGGACTCTTGCCTGTCAGAATAGGTATTTCAACCTGTTTTTGATTTAAATgaatttgaaattaaaaaagtgTTCCTGTTTCCTGAAACAGAAAAGAATGAGCAGGTTGATGCACAATAAATCAAGAAAAAAGCACAAGTTAAAATATTGTagattttttcacttttgtaaatacaaaaacaaatactAAAGACTTGGTTACAGACTTAATAGATTGAAAAGAATGTTTTTAAGAATCTGATgacatgttttgtataaaaaaaaatctgcatcaTAACTATAGGTGTCAGACAAATGCAGGAAACAGTCCATGTTTCCCTCTGAAATAATGAGGTTGAAGTAATAGGGAAGTATAAAGTGCGTCAATATTTATATAGTTACTTTTCATCACTGGTGTTCACTAATAacttattatttaaattatagTCTAGTAGAATAGAACtgtaatcattaaattaatgttATAATAAGATAGTGATGTGCAACTCATTGTTATGATTtattacataaatataaaaaatgtatgttttgtttgGGGCGCTCATTTGGTATTAATGATAATATTTAATTAACTAATTTTGCAGGGGAGTCCTCTCAGCGACCCCTATTGGTCCGTGAACCCCATCTTGAGAACCATGTGGCCTAGACAGTAGTTGGTAATGTCTCTGGTCTTTTTTAGATCCTCGGCTTTAGGCTTCATATCGCGGTGAAGTGGAATGTGTGGAGTGCTTCCTGTCATCACAGTGTCTGTCTGACCGGGCACGGAGCTCTGCACCATCTCTGCCTGAAAGACTGAGGAATCCTGGTGGGGGGCTCTGTCTCTGCCGTTTCTTTCAGACACCAGACAACCTGCCGGTCCAGCTATGAAGACAGAGCAGAGCTGTGTGGAGACACTCCGAGGGGTCAAAGATCTGCTCCAAAAACCGGCGCACGCGGAGGAGGATGCCCCGGAGAAGCAAGACGAATGTAAATACGTTGATTTGGAGTTAGTGTATGTGAAAACAGGCGGGACAAAACCGGAGAGAGACTGTCGCTTTGGTGAAGAAAACCAAATGTCTGTCGTTGTTAAGAGCAGCGGCGCCGGAGTTTCGCGCGCAACGGAACCAAACATTGAGTTGGCgattaaaaacaatattgaaaCTAACAATAACGAGGATAATGGAGTTGGGAAATGTGCAGAAGATGTCAAGCAGGGTCCCTCTGATTCACTTCCGTCATCACATGTCCCTTGTATTAACGCAAAGTCAGAGGATTGTCTCAAATCAGGGGAAAGAAGCGAGCGCGCCATAACGCAGCCAGAGGTgtccaaaaaagaggacaacaaaaacacagcaagaGATGAGTTACACTGTGGTGATAATTATCTGAGCGGGAGAAGTGAGTCGTATGATTATGAGGAGGATGATGTTAGTTTGGTGCTTTCCGACGACTGCGTCCTGTGCATACCGCAGGATGAGTCCCATTACATCACAACGCACGAGATCCAGCTCTCGGAGCTCTCTGACCATGAGGAGGGCTACGGCCTCGGGGCGGGCTCATCCAGCTGGGACATTGAGGATGACAACCAGGTGTACTCGTTTGTCGATTATGCTTCTTTCGCCGGTGATGGAGCggtgggggagaggggggaCGGCGGCCAGCCTCGCACTCAGGGCGCAGCAGCAGTCAGCACTCTGCTTGAAAGTGATCTGTGCGACGCGGCCAAGTTCACCAGCTCAGATGAGAGTGTGTCAAAGCCCCAGCAGCACCAGCAGTGCAGGGGCAACAGTGCGGGGCAGATCCACCTGTCAATCAGAACCACTTCTCGAGCTATAAATGACCCTAGCAACATCCAAGAACAGGGAAATATCATTTATCATGCAAGGCGCTCCGGGGACATGAGTCGCTATGTGTTCAGGGGAGTTGATGGGAAGGCAGAGACGTTGTGTGACAGGGCCAAGTGTTTCATAGCCGCGCCCGGACGCTTACATTTTGGCCGCAAATTGAGGGGAAAAGAGGTGACTGAGTATTCCAGCGGTGCGTCCAGCGCTGTCAGCGAGCTGGACGACGCTGACAAGGAGGTGCGCAACCTGACGGCCAAAGCCTTCAAGAGCCTGGCTTATCCTTACTTTGATGCCATTAATTTCAGCACCTCCAGCGAGTCATCTGCATCAGAGCATGGCAAAGGGATAAACAGGTGGTCCACGTTTGTCGACCTGAAATATGGCAATATGAATATGTCACGGGGACTGGACCAAAGTGTTGTTTCCCATCAAAACTCAACGGCCTCATTTGAAATAGCCAAAAATATAGACAACAGAGGTTATAAGGGCATTGCACTGGCAAGCATCAAACCGCCCACCAGCAAGATCTTCACTCTGCATGGCAACCCACACAGCGCATCCACACAGTCATCTACACAGCAGATAGAGCTGATGGGGGAATTCAGTCAGGGCCACAGTGGAGTGATTAGACTCACAGAAACTCTGAATTTTCGTTGCAATGTCAAATCGGGAATGTCTGGGGGTGAAAGACACACTAACTTTGCACAAAACGCTGCAGGATCACGTTCCACAGATGAAGTTACCAACAGTTTGCCAAGCGGCCAGAGGAGAGGGGCCAGCAAGTCGCCTTCTAAAACCATGgaagacacacacaagaaagCCATATTCGCCTCGAGTCTGATCAAAAATGTGATTTCTAAGAAGATGCAGTTCGAGCAGGAGCGCAAGATGGAAAGAGGGGAGATAAGCGAGCCGCACCCGACGCATTCTCCGTGCTGCGTGCACCAGGAGAGTGACAGACACAGGGAGAAGGGCAGCAGGGAGCTGCACAGACAGTGCTCCAGGTTTTCTGAGGGCAGCTCTGACTATACCATAATGTGCGCGGATGAATTAGGGGACATATTGGACAGCGGCTCATGTGATACCAAGAGCGACTCTCGAAAACAAGACACGGCCGCTCCAATCAGAGACATTATACCAGAAACTAATTTGAAACCGGCAAAGGAAGCTGGAATCGATACTAAAAAAGGTGCATTGGAAGCGTCCAAAAGCACATTGCTTCGCAGCCAAAATAGCGCATTCAGATGCTGGAAGGACGAGGAGCTAGAGTTTCAAAAGGATAATAAAAACGATCAAACTCCGGAGAAGTCGGCTTCAGCTAACGAGGACGACGGCGAGGGGGATCATTACTCAGCGGGCAGCGGCAAACTGACTAAAATGTCCCATTTGTTTGTGCCAAGCATTCAACTGCTGTCCAGTGACAGAGAAGTCGGACAGCAGCTGCAGAGCAGGAATTATTCTCCATATGGAGATAGAGGAGGGATACAACTGCGCTCTGACAACACCTTATACATCGCAGGCTCCAGGAATGTGGCTACATCTAAAtctccagaaattcaaattaATTTAAGGAGCGTCAGAGACAATAAAACGGAGCCGTTTGGCGTTTCAAAACTGCGCGCTCCTAATATAGGCTGTAACGCAGCCAGCCTCATCAGAACAGATGACTTCAAATGCCAGGCGCTGGCTACAGCTTTGAAGGGTGAGTCGTCAGATAAAGTGCCGCATTTCATGGTTAGAGACATCAGAGATAATAAAGGAAAGCTACAGACGCCCATACACCAAGTGAGAGACGTGCGTAAATTGGTTAAAAGTTCCTATCACTTTGTTTCTTTGGATAATAACGAAAATAAATCCAACTTTTCATCTGCTGACAGCCATTCAGAGCAGAAGAAGCAAATGTCTTATCGAAATCCTAATTCTGTGTCCCCTATAGTGATCAAATGTCAGTCTGTGAATACAAATAGTAACggaaaatattttgaaaatctTACTGAGTTATCTAAAGTGGAGCCGTTGGACGTGGGCAGATCGTCTCCAGCATGCGCTAAAAATGCTCCACTGCAAAGAGCCGCACCCATATGTAACTCCAATAATTCCTCAGATGGAGTCATTGGATTGAGAATTGAAAGCAGAACAGCTTCAAACGCGCAGGAAAAAATATCAGACATCACAGACAAGAAACCTGAGTCAAAAATGGCGAATCAGGGGGCTCTCGAAAAACTCCAGGCTGCTGTGAAAACCATGGAGCAGCTCtataaatttgaaaaaaatgaatggaaaaggAGGAATGAGCCCCATATCCTGACAGACAGCCATGTGCTTTCAATGATAGCCAGTGAAGAGCATGGAGGACCTGAGGAGGATGGAGCGAGAGGGTCCAACATGGACAAGACAATCAGAAGAGACTCCTTTCCCAACAATGACAAGACCCCTCCAGCAGTAGCCCCTGGCACTGACAGCCTGCTGAGGCGAGAGGACAAAGACACCCCCGTGGTCTGTCAGACTCCCAGCAGCCATGATGACATTCTGGTTGCTAGGTCAATGCTAGCCACTAGCAACAGAGGGAACAAAAACATGTTCAGCCTCGGCTCTAGCCTTCCGGCCTCCACATCAGCAAAGGCCCAGCCAAATGCCATCACACAAACACCTTTCAGCACCAAACGCTTCCTCCCAAAGTCCCCAAAATTGCCGATGTCCTTACAAGTC
This genomic window contains:
- the c19h4orf54 gene encoding uncharacterized protein C4orf54 homolog, producing the protein MKTEQSCVETLRGVKDLLQKPAHAEEDAPEKQDECKYVDLELVYVKTGGTKPERDCRFGEENQMSVVVKSSGAGVSRATEPNIELAIKNNIETNNNEDNGVGKCAEDVKQGPSDSLPSSHVPCINAKSEDCLKSGERSERAITQPEVSKKEDNKNTARDELHCGDNYLSGRSESYDYEEDDVSLVLSDDCVLCIPQDESHYITTHEIQLSELSDHEEGYGLGAGSSSWDIEDDNQVYSFVDYASFAGDGAVGERGDGGQPRTQGAAAVSTLLESDLCDAAKFTSSDESVSKPQQHQQCRGNSAGQIHLSIRTTSRAINDPSNIQEQGNIIYHARRSGDMSRYVFRGVDGKAETLCDRAKCFIAAPGRLHFGRKLRGKEVTEYSSGASSAVSELDDADKEVRNLTAKAFKSLAYPYFDAINFSTSSESSASEHGKGINRWSTFVDLKYGNMNMSRGLDQSVVSHQNSTASFEIAKNIDNRGYKGIALASIKPPTSKIFTLHGNPHSASTQSSTQQIELMGEFSQGHSGVIRLTETLNFRCNVKSGMSGGERHTNFAQNAAGSRSTDEVTNSLPSGQRRGASKSPSKTMEDTHKKAIFASSLIKNVISKKMQFEQERKMERGEISEPHPTHSPCCVHQESDRHREKGSRELHRQCSRFSEGSSDYTIMCADELGDILDSGSCDTKSDSRKQDTAAPIRDIIPETNLKPAKEAGIDTKKGALEASKSTLLRSQNSAFRCWKDEELEFQKDNKNDQTPEKSASANEDDGEGDHYSAGSGKLTKMSHLFVPSIQLLSSDREVGQQLQSRNYSPYGDRGGIQLRSDNTLYIAGSRNVATSKSPEIQINLRSVRDNKTEPFGVSKLRAPNIGCNAASLIRTDDFKCQALATALKGESSDKVPHFMVRDIRDNKGKLQTPIHQVRDVRKLVKSSYHFVSLDNNENKSNFSSADSHSEQKKQMSYRNPNSVSPIVIKCQSVNTNSNGKYFENLTELSKVEPLDVGRSSPACAKNAPLQRAAPICNSNNSSDGVIGLRIESRTASNAQEKISDITDKKPESKMANQGALEKLQAAVKTMEQLYKFEKNEWKRRNEPHILTDSHVLSMIASEEHGGPEEDGARGSNMDKTIRRDSFPNNDKTPPAVAPGTDSLLRREDKDTPVVCQTPSSHDDILVARSMLATSNRGNKNMFSLGSSLPASTSAKAQPNAITQTPFSTKRFLPKSPKLPMSLQVSQTKLNGNKEAESKDVERSTQELLSTSADNENYLTIPVKSHVTSNKQASSADKTSVYTFTTQTQPTTHLGHWGSSNSGLEDPNQAPKRSSIVMDTHLPDTPSATIYHSLPFGMSTNQPQVYCFSPAITPAPTLDPFQATQRKMLLDPTTGNYYLVDTPVQPATKRLFDPETGQYVDVPMPQLPKTPVPMPMSPLALSPGAYGHTYMIYPGFMPTPSMIPARTLVQSHMSVQSEAESGEKGLSQQTEGMYMESPFYMATGKSPQAAYGAPQQATANSPLQGFSSVKQPVISITSQQGPRIIAPPSFDGTTMSFVVEHR